A window from Macaca fascicularis isolate 582-1 chromosome 20, T2T-MFA8v1.1 encodes these proteins:
- the NDRG4 gene encoding protein NDRG4 isoform X32 translates to MAGLQELRFPEEKPLLRGQDATELEHDIETPYGLLHVVIRGSPKGNRPAILTYHDVGLNHKLCFNTFFNFEDMQEITKHFVVCHVDAPGQQVGASQFPQGYQFPSMEQLAAMLPSVVQHFGFKYVIGIGVGAGAYVLAKFALIFPDLVEGLVLVNIDPNGKGWIDWAATKLSSLTSTLPDTVLSHLFSQEELVNNTELVQSYRQQIGNVVNQANLQLFWNMYNSRRDLDINRPGTVLNAKTLRCPVMLVVGDNAPAEDGVVECNSKLDPTITTFLKMADSGGLPQVTQPGKLTEAFKYFLQGMGYIAYLKDRRLSGGAVPSASMTRLARSRTASLTSASSVDGSRPQACTHSESSEGLGQVNHTMEVSC, encoded by the exons GAACACGACATCGAGACGCCCTACGGCCTTCTGCACGTGGTGATCCGGGGCTCCCCCAAGGGGAACCGCCCAGCCATCCTCACCTACCACGATGTGGGCCTCAACC ACAAACTATGCTTCAACACCTTCTTCAACTTCGAGGACATGCAGGAGATCACCAAGCACTTTGTGGTGTGTCACGTGGATGCCCCTGGACAACAGGTGGGGGCGTCGCAGTTTCCTCAGGG GTACCAGTTCCCCTCCATGGAGCAGCTGGCTGCCATGCTCCCTAGCGTGGTGCAGCATTTCGG GTTCAAGTACGTGATTGGCATTGGAGTGGGTGCCGGAGCCTATGTGCTGGCCAAGTTTGCA CTCATCTTCCCCGACCTGGTGGAGGGGCTGGTGCTGGTGAACATCGACCCCAACGGCAAAGGCTGGATAGACTGGGCTGCCACCAAG CTCTCCAGCCTAACTAGCACTTTACCTGACACGGTGCTCTCCCACCTCTTCAGCCAG GAGGAGCTAGTGAACAACACAGAGTTGGTGCAGAGCTACCGGCAGCAGATTGGGAACGTGGTGAACCAGGCCAACCTGCAGCTCTTCTGGAACATGTACAACAG cCGCAGAGACCTGGACATTAACCGGCCTGGAACAGTGCTCAATGCCAAGACGCTCCG CTGCCCCGTGATGCTGGTGGTCGGGGATAATGCACCTGCTGAGGACGGGGTG GTGGAGTGCAACTCCAAACTGGACCCGACCATCACGACCTTCCTGAAG ATGGCAGACTCCGGAGggctgccccaggtcacacag CCAGGGAAGCTGACTGAAGCCTTCAAATACTTCCTGCAAGGCATGGGCTACA TTGCGTACTTGAAGGACCGAAGGCTGAGTGGAGGAGCAG TGCCCTCAGCCAGCATGACCCGCCTGGCACGCTCCCGCACTGCATCCCTCACCAGTGCCAGCTCGGTGGATGGCAGCCGCCCACAGGCCTGCACCCACTCGGAGAGCAGCGAGGGGCTGGGCCAGGTCAACCACACCATGGAGGTGTCCTGTTGA
- the NDRG4 gene encoding protein NDRG4 isoform X6, whose amino-acid sequence MSTDSSLLLHDVTMAGLQELRFPEEKPLLRGQDATELEHDIETPYGLLHVVIRGSPKGNRPAILTYHDVGLNHKLCFNTFFNFEDMQEITKHFVVCHVDAPGQQVGASQFPQGYQFPSMEQLAAMLPSVVQHFGFKYVIGIGVGAGAYVLAKFALIFPDLVEGLVLVNIDPNGKGWIDWAATKLSSLTSTLPDTVLSHLFSQEELVNNTELVQSYRQQIGNVVNQANLQLFWNMYNSRRDLDINRPGTVLNAKTLRCPVMLVVGDNAPAEDGVVECNSKLDPTITTFLKMADSGGLPQVTQPGKLTEAFKYFLQGMGYIAYLKDRRLSGGAVPSASMTRLARSRTASLTSASSVDGSRPQACTHSESSEGLGQVNHTMEVSC is encoded by the exons GAACACGACATCGAGACGCCCTACGGCCTTCTGCACGTGGTGATCCGGGGCTCCCCCAAGGGGAACCGCCCAGCCATCCTCACCTACCACGATGTGGGCCTCAACC ACAAACTATGCTTCAACACCTTCTTCAACTTCGAGGACATGCAGGAGATCACCAAGCACTTTGTGGTGTGTCACGTGGATGCCCCTGGACAACAGGTGGGGGCGTCGCAGTTTCCTCAGGG GTACCAGTTCCCCTCCATGGAGCAGCTGGCTGCCATGCTCCCTAGCGTGGTGCAGCATTTCGG GTTCAAGTACGTGATTGGCATTGGAGTGGGTGCCGGAGCCTATGTGCTGGCCAAGTTTGCA CTCATCTTCCCCGACCTGGTGGAGGGGCTGGTGCTGGTGAACATCGACCCCAACGGCAAAGGCTGGATAGACTGGGCTGCCACCAAG CTCTCCAGCCTAACTAGCACTTTACCTGACACGGTGCTCTCCCACCTCTTCAGCCAG GAGGAGCTAGTGAACAACACAGAGTTGGTGCAGAGCTACCGGCAGCAGATTGGGAACGTGGTGAACCAGGCCAACCTGCAGCTCTTCTGGAACATGTACAACAG cCGCAGAGACCTGGACATTAACCGGCCTGGAACAGTGCTCAATGCCAAGACGCTCCG CTGCCCCGTGATGCTGGTGGTCGGGGATAATGCACCTGCTGAGGACGGGGTG GTGGAGTGCAACTCCAAACTGGACCCGACCATCACGACCTTCCTGAAG ATGGCAGACTCCGGAGggctgccccaggtcacacag CCAGGGAAGCTGACTGAAGCCTTCAAATACTTCCTGCAAGGCATGGGCTACA TTGCGTACTTGAAGGACCGAAGGCTGAGTGGAGGAGCAG TGCCCTCAGCCAGCATGACCCGCCTGGCACGCTCCCGCACTGCATCCCTCACCAGTGCCAGCTCGGTGGATGGCAGCCGCCCACAGGCCTGCACCCACTCGGAGAGCAGCGAGGGGCTGGGCCAGGTCAACCACACCATGGAGGTGTCCTGTTGA
- the NDRG4 gene encoding protein NDRG4 isoform X8: protein MSTDSSLLLHDVTMAGLQELRFPEEKPLLRGQDATELEHDIETPYGLLHVVIRGSPKGNRPAILTYHDVGLNHKLCFNTFFNFEDMQEITKHFVVCHVDAPGQQVGASQFPQGYQFPSMEQLAAMLPSVVQHFGFKYVIGIGVGAGAYVLAKFALIFPDLVEGLVLVNIDPNGKGWIDWAATKLSSLTSTLPDTVLSHLFSQEELVNNTELVQSYRQQIGNVVNQANLQLFWNMYNSRRDLDINRPGTVLNAKTLRCPVMLVVGDNAPAEDGVVECNSKLDPTITTFLKMADSGGLPQVTQPGKLTEAFKYFLQGMGYMPSASMTRLARSRTASLTSASSVDGSRPQACTHSESSEGLGQVNHTMEVSC from the exons GAACACGACATCGAGACGCCCTACGGCCTTCTGCACGTGGTGATCCGGGGCTCCCCCAAGGGGAACCGCCCAGCCATCCTCACCTACCACGATGTGGGCCTCAACC ACAAACTATGCTTCAACACCTTCTTCAACTTCGAGGACATGCAGGAGATCACCAAGCACTTTGTGGTGTGTCACGTGGATGCCCCTGGACAACAGGTGGGGGCGTCGCAGTTTCCTCAGGG GTACCAGTTCCCCTCCATGGAGCAGCTGGCTGCCATGCTCCCTAGCGTGGTGCAGCATTTCGG GTTCAAGTACGTGATTGGCATTGGAGTGGGTGCCGGAGCCTATGTGCTGGCCAAGTTTGCA CTCATCTTCCCCGACCTGGTGGAGGGGCTGGTGCTGGTGAACATCGACCCCAACGGCAAAGGCTGGATAGACTGGGCTGCCACCAAG CTCTCCAGCCTAACTAGCACTTTACCTGACACGGTGCTCTCCCACCTCTTCAGCCAG GAGGAGCTAGTGAACAACACAGAGTTGGTGCAGAGCTACCGGCAGCAGATTGGGAACGTGGTGAACCAGGCCAACCTGCAGCTCTTCTGGAACATGTACAACAG cCGCAGAGACCTGGACATTAACCGGCCTGGAACAGTGCTCAATGCCAAGACGCTCCG CTGCCCCGTGATGCTGGTGGTCGGGGATAATGCACCTGCTGAGGACGGGGTG GTGGAGTGCAACTCCAAACTGGACCCGACCATCACGACCTTCCTGAAG ATGGCAGACTCCGGAGggctgccccaggtcacacag CCAGGGAAGCTGACTGAAGCCTTCAAATACTTCCTGCAAGGCATGGGCTACA TGCCCTCAGCCAGCATGACCCGCCTGGCACGCTCCCGCACTGCATCCCTCACCAGTGCCAGCTCGGTGGATGGCAGCCGCCCACAGGCCTGCACCCACTCGGAGAGCAGCGAGGGGCTGGGCCAGGTCAACCACACCATGGAGGTGTCCTGTTGA